Proteins encoded by one window of Cylindrospermum stagnale PCC 7417:
- a CDS encoding DJ-1/PfpI family protein yields the protein MSRLWGYESLRFVSDVDTVGKSLEYLDVNIDFQDVDLNSYGAVIVAAGYTSVRLRYFEPPQGCPIIPEQARTAPAVRFFAQAIANPQIVKGALCHGLWLLTPMPELLRGRKIICHEVTLADITNAGAVYVPSPSGVVVDGDLVTGRSAHDVDAFIDAIAQLIIQQDAEPVQKEELIGATP from the coding sequence ATGTCTCGGCTGTGGGGTTATGAAAGTTTGCGTTTTGTGAGCGATGTCGATACAGTAGGCAAGTCTTTGGAATACCTAGATGTAAACATTGACTTTCAAGATGTCGATCTTAATAGCTATGGGGCTGTGATTGTCGCTGCTGGCTACACGAGTGTGCGTCTGCGTTACTTCGAGCCTCCACAAGGTTGTCCCATCATTCCAGAACAAGCGCGGACTGCACCAGCCGTGAGATTTTTTGCCCAAGCGATCGCCAATCCGCAGATTGTCAAAGGAGCACTTTGTCATGGACTGTGGCTGCTGACACCGATGCCAGAACTACTCCGAGGGCGAAAAATCATCTGTCACGAAGTTACCCTTGCAGATATCACTAATGCTGGCGCTGTTTATGTGCCATCTCCATCTGGAGTTGTTGTTGATGGTGACTTGGTTACAGGGCGGTCAGCCCATGATGTAGATGCATTTATTGATGCGATCGCTCAACTAATTATCCAACAAGATGCAGAACCAGTCCAAAAAGAAGAATTGATCGGAGCCACACCGTGA
- a CDS encoding DJ-1/PfpI family protein translates to MRTANYAQRDQAAQVVFYVPLWKRKGISLELFDDYWRNVHGPVCARLPGQYQYWQLHVAHNEGGVWPTIDGIDYTTPQEDRLRYEVNVRKGQPSQAPAVVFIRQAMEEPNVKIGVICHGLWLLCAADVLDNRRVTCAHNILVDVENAGADIIYENDIAADIVIDENLVTGRHPDLVNKFMETLVREVENKQRSLHAAMTV, encoded by the coding sequence ATGAGAACAGCTAATTATGCACAGCGAGATCAAGCTGCACAAGTTGTTTTTTACGTCCCACTGTGGAAAAGAAAAGGTATTTCTTTAGAGTTGTTCGATGACTATTGGCGAAACGTTCACGGACCAGTCTGTGCCCGCTTACCTGGTCAGTATCAATACTGGCAGCTTCATGTAGCACATAATGAAGGCGGTGTTTGGCCAACTATTGACGGGATAGACTACACCACTCCCCAAGAAGATCGATTGAGATATGAGGTAAACGTAAGAAAAGGTCAGCCAAGTCAAGCCCCAGCAGTTGTGTTTATTCGCCAAGCTATGGAAGAACCTAATGTCAAAATAGGGGTAATTTGTCATGGTTTATGGCTACTTTGTGCTGCTGATGTCCTCGATAATCGCCGAGTAACTTGCGCTCATAATATTTTGGTTGATGTGGAAAACGCTGGGGCAGATATTATCTACGAAAATGATATAGCTGCTGACATTGTGATTGATGAAAATTTGGTTACAGGTAGACATCCTGACCTTGTAAATAAATTTATGGAAACTTTGGTGAGAGAAGTTGAAAATAAACAGCGCAGTCTCCACGCAGCGATGACTGTTTAA
- a CDS encoding alpha-amylase family glycosyl hydrolase yields MVRIPVCFTYFTGIKRAIFTNPRLIGSWDQNGRYSQQWTSFPMQQIIGEDGCPCFQGTVELDDSQIGWLFRWGVMLNSPAGSNFWGIPTEINDRNSSDRYCSFTLQSSNSGQPQQERYDLVDSRRLGAQKYYPPGSQASALRFAVWAPNARNVEVVFGNSSSGYIADDAFRDDPDFGIDRHLKPLPMSKTEEGIWQTDVKVSPELANFSRFDHIPYMFRIVNEGGRIVYRTDLYSRCQIGKGNINPDGKPFSGRYTDKQGRPFSGKYQDLDGTKGCSVVINPDTVTKHFQEPVWPEQEFIPEEEFWSNEFSLSRPVPQRVEDLVIYELHLGSLGYCQNRPGNFEDAIALLPYLVDLGVNAVELLPMAEFRDEVNWGYETSHYFALEYSAGGRDQLKYFVRECHRHGIAVILDVVYNHFNPDGERAEWAYDSDIPEHNIYHWYEGNSTDYYYPDSKPFPEGGYLDNLSTGYAPRFYEEMVRKMFISSAVTLIEEFHVDGFRVDQTTSMHSYNQLHANGQAVGNANIFGAKFLREWTRTMKLIQPKAILIAEDHSDWEKVTQSPDVGGLGFDAAWYADFYHHLIGDAKAGTEYAKLIPTAGYGTDEPLAMDKFAGALGWSGRNKVVYHESHDEAGNAYYEQGGYRVESRRTIVSAANSAPLIGETRRYAEARCRFAFGMSVLSAGTPMFLMGEEIGAQKPYRYSDFIKNREDLLSDRHTSGQRLFRFYQDLIQLRLSHEELRSHLIDIIYVHNANRVIAFRRWDVTEEFLIIASLNNRPFSSGYTINNSRIKDGQWREIFNSDAALYGGDNIGNFGTNISAINGYIHPIVPANGFVVFQNNLNPLQLG; encoded by the coding sequence ATGGTTAGGATTCCCGTTTGTTTTACCTATTTTACAGGCATCAAAAGAGCAATTTTTACCAACCCCCGCTTAATTGGCAGTTGGGATCAAAATGGACGCTACTCTCAACAGTGGACTTCTTTCCCGATGCAGCAAATCATTGGGGAAGATGGCTGTCCCTGTTTCCAAGGAACCGTTGAACTTGATGATTCACAAATTGGTTGGTTATTTCGCTGGGGTGTGATGCTAAATAGTCCAGCAGGTAGTAACTTCTGGGGAATCCCAACCGAGATAAACGATCGCAATTCGAGCGATCGCTACTGTAGTTTTACTTTACAGTCTTCTAACAGCGGTCAGCCTCAGCAAGAAAGGTATGATCTAGTTGATAGCCGCAGACTAGGGGCACAAAAATATTATCCTCCCGGAAGCCAAGCTTCAGCATTGCGGTTTGCTGTGTGGGCACCAAATGCCCGTAATGTGGAAGTGGTGTTTGGTAACAGCAGCAGTGGCTATATTGCAGACGATGCTTTTCGAGATGATCCTGATTTTGGCATAGATCGCCACTTAAAGCCATTACCCATGTCGAAGACAGAGGAGGGTATTTGGCAAACAGATGTGAAAGTATCACCAGAACTGGCAAATTTCTCCCGCTTTGACCATATTCCTTATATGTTTAGGATTGTGAATGAAGGGGGAAGAATCGTTTATCGAACTGATTTGTACTCTCGCTGTCAAATTGGTAAAGGTAACATAAATCCTGATGGTAAACCTTTCTCTGGGAGATATACAGATAAACAGGGAAGACCTTTTTCAGGAAAATATCAAGATTTGGATGGTACTAAAGGCTGTTCTGTAGTTATCAATCCAGATACGGTGACTAAACATTTTCAGGAACCAGTCTGGCCAGAACAGGAATTTATTCCTGAAGAAGAGTTCTGGAGTAATGAGTTTTCACTCTCCCGTCCTGTGCCGCAGCGTGTGGAAGATTTAGTGATTTATGAACTCCATCTAGGGTCTTTAGGGTATTGTCAAAACAGACCAGGAAACTTTGAGGATGCGATCGCATTACTACCCTATTTAGTAGACCTGGGAGTTAACGCTGTCGAACTCCTACCGATGGCAGAATTTCGAGATGAAGTCAATTGGGGATACGAAACATCCCACTACTTTGCTCTTGAATATAGTGCTGGTGGTAGAGACCAACTGAAATATTTTGTCAGGGAATGCCATCGTCATGGAATTGCGGTGATTTTAGATGTGGTATACAACCACTTCAACCCCGATGGAGAACGGGCTGAATGGGCTTATGACTCGGACATTCCCGAACACAATATCTATCACTGGTATGAGGGCAACTCTACCGATTATTACTACCCAGACAGCAAACCTTTCCCTGAAGGTGGCTATCTTGATAATTTGTCTACGGGTTACGCACCTCGGTTCTATGAAGAGATGGTGCGGAAAATGTTCATTAGCAGTGCAGTAACTCTGATAGAAGAGTTTCATGTAGATGGGTTCAGGGTAGACCAAACAACTTCCATGCATTCGTACAACCAATTGCACGCTAATGGTCAAGCTGTCGGCAATGCCAATATTTTTGGTGCTAAATTCCTTCGAGAATGGACTCGGACAATGAAGTTAATCCAACCGAAGGCCATTCTGATCGCAGAAGATCACTCTGATTGGGAAAAAGTTACTCAATCACCTGATGTTGGGGGTTTAGGCTTTGATGCAGCTTGGTATGCCGACTTTTATCACCATTTAATTGGTGATGCTAAAGCAGGAACAGAATATGCCAAATTAATTCCTACTGCTGGATACGGTACAGACGAACCCCTAGCTATGGATAAATTTGCCGGGGCCTTGGGATGGTCTGGTCGTAACAAGGTTGTCTATCATGAATCTCATGATGAAGCAGGCAACGCTTATTATGAACAAGGAGGTTATAGAGTTGAATCTCGGCGCACTATTGTATCGGCTGCCAACTCAGCACCTTTAATTGGAGAAACTCGACGTTATGCCGAAGCCCGTTGCCGCTTTGCTTTCGGTATGTCTGTTTTGTCTGCGGGGACGCCAATGTTTTTGATGGGTGAGGAAATTGGCGCCCAAAAACCCTACAGATATAGCGATTTTATCAAGAACCGGGAGGATTTGTTAAGCGATCGCCACACCTCTGGTCAACGACTATTTCGATTTTACCAAGACCTGATTCAGCTGCGGCTCAGTCATGAAGAACTGCGCTCTCACTTGATTGATATTATCTATGTCCATAATGCCAACCGAGTCATTGCTTTTAGACGTTGGGATGTAACTGAAGAATTTTTAATTATAGCCAGTTTGAATAACCGCCCATTCTCTTCAGGCTACACCATTAACAATTCCCGAATCAAAGATGGTCAATGGCGGGAGATATTCAATAGTGATGCTGCGCTCTACGGAGGAGATAATATCGGCAACTTTGGCACTAATATTTCTGCAATTAACGGATATATTCATCCCATAGTCCCAGCAAACGGATTTGTTGTGTTCCAAAACAATTTAAACCCGCTTCAGCTTGGATAG